A genomic window from Lycium barbarum isolate Lr01 chromosome 4, ASM1917538v2, whole genome shotgun sequence includes:
- the LOC132638181 gene encoding small ribosomal subunit protein uS9-like, giving the protein MEAAAATVQCFGRKKTAVAVTHCKRVIKINGVPIELVQPEILRYKAVEPILLLGRHRYAAVDMRIRVKGGGHTSQIYAIRESIAKALVAFYHKYVDEQSKKEIKDILVRYDRTLLVTDPPRCEPNKFGGRAAPSRFHKSYRYISFMLLFYCSF; this is encoded by the coding sequence ATGGAGGCGGCGGCTGCAACAGTGCAATGTTTCGGGCGGAAGAAGACAGCAGTAGCAGTGACACACTGCAAACGTGTGATCAAAATCAACGGTGTTCCTATCGAGCTTGTCCAACCTGAAATTCTCAGGTACAAGGCCGTCGAACCTATTTTACTGTTAGGACGACACCGTTATGCTGCAGTGGATATGAGGATCCGTGTGAAAGGTGGAGGTCACACTTCACAAATCTACGCTATTCGTGAATCCATCGCCAAGGCACTTGTTGCGTTTTACCACAAGTATGTTGATGAACAATCTAAGAAGGAGATTAAGGATATACTTGTGCGATATGATAGGACTTTGCTTGTTACTGATCCTCCACGATGTGAGCCCAACAAGTTTGGTGGTCGTGCTGCTCCATCTAGGTTCCACAAATCATACCGTTACATTTCGTTTATGCTTCTGTTTTACTGCTCATTTTAA